The Streptomyces armeniacus genomic interval CACCGCAGGAGGAAACACCGCGGGACGGAACGGCGCAGGGCGAAACGGCGCGGCAGGAAACCCCGCGGGATGCAACGTTGCGCGTCGCACGGATGACGCACGCACCGTGGATCTGGACCAGGTTGCGTTCCGCCCCCGGCGCCGCCCTCGCCTTCGCCGCCCTCCTGCTGGTCACCGCCTGCACGGCGGCGGCGCTGCCGCGCGCCGTCGACGCGTACGAAACGGACGCCCTCCGCGACGCGTTCGCCGCCGCCCCGCTCCGGGACCGCCTCGTCAGCGGCACCGCTGACGCGCAGCCGGACGCCATGGCAAACGACGCCGACGCCAAAGTGCGCCCGTCCGCGGTCGACTCGTCGGCGCGCGCCTTCCAGAACGCGATCCGCCCTCCCCTGCGTACGCACCGCGCCGACGCCGCGTACGGCGTGCACAACCGCTACGGCGCCGAGTCCGAGGACCGCCGCTTCCCGCGGCCCACGCCGCTGCGCAACCCGCAGACGACGCTCGTCGCCCAGCAGGGCCTCGCGGACCACAGCCGGCTGCTGGAGGGCCGGATGCCGTCGCCGCGGCTGGCCGGGAAGCCCGGCGAACGTCAGGTGGAGGCCGTTCTCACCGAGCCCACCGCACGCAGGATGAAGCTCGCGACGGGCGACAGCTTCGCCCTCCGCGGCCCCTCCGGCGACATGACGGTCAAGGTGACGGGGCTGATCGCCCCGCGCGCACCCGGCTCCGTCTACTGGAACGCCGAGGAGAGCCTGCGCCGCCCCACCCTGATCTCGATGAAGCCGCCCGGCCCCGGCTCCGAGCCCGAGCACTTCTGGCACTTCAGCGTGTTCATCGACCGCGCCGCGGCCCCCGCGCTGCTCGACCTGAAGGGCGGCGCGGAGCTCTACTGGCACCAGCCGCTCGCCACCGGCGACCTCCACGCATACGACATCCCCGGCCTGAAGGACGCCCTGACCTCCCTGGCCACCGGCCCCGAAGCGACCCGGCTCGAGAAGGCCGTGGACTCCGGGCCCGTACGCGTCGACCCGGGCGCCGCCGAGCTGCTCACCCGCTTGGACGACGAACGCGCCGCCGTCGCCCCGCTGCTGCTCATGGCCGCGCTCGGGCTGGCCACGACGGTGCTCACGGTGATGCTGCTGTGGGGTGTGCTGGCGGCCGAACGGCGGGGTGCGGAGCTGGAGTTGCTGCGTGCCCGCGGTGGTTCGCTGGCCGGGATCGCCGGGCGGCTGCTGGCCGAGACGGCGGCCGTGGGGCTGCCCGCCGCGCTCGCCGGCACCGGCCTGGGGCTGCTGCTGACCCCGTCCGGACGTACCGGCCATGCGCTGCTGCTGGCCACCGCGGTCACGGCGGTCGCGCTGCTCACTCTGCCCGTACGGGCGGCTCTCGCGCACCGCCGCCCGCAGGCGCACAGCGGGCGTCCGGACCTGCTGCACGGCAAGCGCTCCCGGCGGCGTACGGTCCTCGAACTCACCGTTCTGGTCCTGGTGGTGGGCGCCGTCGTCGCACTGCGGCAGCGCGGGGTCAGTTCCGGTTCCGGGTCCGGCTCGGGTTCCGGGTCCGGGTCCGGTTCGGACGGCGACACCGGCGACCCGCTGCTGGCCGCGGCGCCCGTACTCCTCGCCGTCGCCGTCGCACTGCTGCTCGGCCGGCTCTACCCGCTGCCGCTCCGGCTCCTCTCCCGGCCCGCCGCGCGCGGGCGCGGCCCGGTCGCGTTTCTCGGCCTGGCGCGCGCCGCGCGTGCGCCCTCCGCGGCCGTCGCCGGGCTGCCTCTGCTCGCCCTGCTCGTCGCGCTGACCGTGGCGTCCTTCGGGGGCACGGTCCTGACCGGCATCCAGGAGGGCCGTGACCGGGCGGCCGTGACCGCCGTCGGCGCGGACGCCCGTATCGAGGCAGCGGACTCGCTGCCCGGCGAACTCCCCTCCGCCGTACGGGACGTGCCCGGCGTACGGGAGGTCAGCGCGCTCCGTACGGTCGACAGCAGCACGGTGGACGGCGCCTCCGAGACCGTCACCGTGGTCATCGCGGAACCCCGCGCGTACGCCCGCCTCGCCGCGCACACCGGGCTCGGCGGCTACCCGGAGGCCCGGCTGAGCGGAAGCGGGCAGAACGGCCAGAGCAGCCAGAACGGCCGGCGCGGCGGCGCCGTTCCCGCGCTCGTGTCACCCGAGGTCGCGGACAGCATGGGGGCGACGGCCTCCGTCTCCGTACCGGGCTTCGAATTCACGGTGCGCCCCGAGCTCGTACGCGAGACCACCCCCGCCGTACGGGGCGACCACTTCGTGGTCCTGTCCCGTACGGCCGTCGAACGGGCGCATCCCGAGGCCGCCGGGACCGCCCTCGTCGCCCCCGACACGCTGCTGCTCACGGGCGGTTCGCTGGACGGCGGCGCGCTACGGAAGGTCGTCACCGAGAGCGGCGAGGCGCGGGCAGGCGACGGCGCGAGCGCCGGCGCGCAGGCCGCCGCGGAGCTCACGCTGCAACTCCGCGCCGACGAACGCGCCTCCTACAGCGACTCCGTCCTCCAGTCCGGCGCCGAACGCCTCTACCTCGGCGCCGTCCTCGCCGCCGCGGCCTACAGCGCACTCGCCGTCCTGCTCTCCCTCCTCCAGACCGCCCCCGACCGCATCACGCTCCTCGCCCGGCTGCGCACGATGGGCCTCCCCCGGCGGCAGAGCCGCGCGCTGCTGCTGATCGAGTCGCTGCCGATGTACGTGCTGACGGCCGCCGCCGGCGTACTGACCGCGCTCGCCGCCGTACCGCTGCTGCGGCCCGGCATCGACCTGACCACCCTCGCCGGAACGCCCGACTCCGCCCCGGTCACGCTCGGGGCCGACCCGCTGTCCCTGGCGCTGCCCACCCTCGCCCTGCTGACCCTCGCCTGCGCCGCGCTGCTCGCGCAGGCCCACCTCGCCGCCCGCAAGACAGACCTCCGCATGGAGCCGCTGTGAACACCGACCACACCCCGCCGCCCACCCTCTCCGAACTGGAACGGCGCGCCACCTCCGGCGGTCCCGCGTACGGCGCGGACGCGCTGATCGTCTGCGACCGGCTGGTACGCGTCTTCCACGCGGACGGCGTGGAGGTGCAGGCGCTCCAGGGGCTCGACCTGCTGGTCAAGGAGGGCGAACTCACCGCGATAGTCGGCGCGTCGGGCAGCGGCAAGTCCACGCTGCTCAACATCCTCGCCGGCCTGGACGCGCCCACCGCGGGCAGTGCGGTCGTCGCGGGCTGCGACCTGCTGTCCATGGATGCGAAGACCAGGCTGCGCTACCGGCGCGAGAGCGTCGGCTTCATCTGGCAGCGCACCTCGCGCAACCTGCTGCCGTACCTCACCGCCGAGCAGAACGTGGCCCTGCCCATGCAGCTGCGCGGGAGCGGGGACGGCCACCGGCGG includes:
- a CDS encoding FtsX-like permease family protein, whose translation is MTHAPWIWTRLRSAPGAALAFAALLLVTACTAAALPRAVDAYETDALRDAFAAAPLRDRLVSGTADAQPDAMANDADAKVRPSAVDSSARAFQNAIRPPLRTHRADAAYGVHNRYGAESEDRRFPRPTPLRNPQTTLVAQQGLADHSRLLEGRMPSPRLAGKPGERQVEAVLTEPTARRMKLATGDSFALRGPSGDMTVKVTGLIAPRAPGSVYWNAEESLRRPTLISMKPPGPGSEPEHFWHFSVFIDRAAAPALLDLKGGAELYWHQPLATGDLHAYDIPGLKDALTSLATGPEATRLEKAVDSGPVRVDPGAAELLTRLDDERAAVAPLLLMAALGLATTVLTVMLLWGVLAAERRGAELELLRARGGSLAGIAGRLLAETAAVGLPAALAGTGLGLLLTPSGRTGHALLLATAVTAVALLTLPVRAALAHRRPQAHSGRPDLLHGKRSRRRTVLELTVLVLVVGAVVALRQRGVSSGSGSGSGSGSGSGSDGDTGDPLLAAAPVLLAVAVALLLGRLYPLPLRLLSRPAARGRGPVAFLGLARAARAPSAAVAGLPLLALLVALTVASFGGTVLTGIQEGRDRAAVTAVGADARIEAADSLPGELPSAVRDVPGVREVSALRTVDSSTVDGASETVTVVIAEPRAYARLAAHTGLGGYPEARLSGSGQNGQSSQNGRRGGAVPALVSPEVADSMGATASVSVPGFEFTVRPELVRETTPAVRGDHFVVLSRTAVERAHPEAAGTALVAPDTLLLTGGSLDGGALRKVVTESGEARAGDGASAGAQAAAELTLQLRADERASYSDSVLQSGAERLYLGAVLAAAAYSALAVLLSLLQTAPDRITLLARLRTMGLPRRQSRALLLIESLPMYVLTAAAGVLTALAAVPLLRPGIDLTTLAGTPDSAPVTLGADPLSLALPTLALLTLACAALLAQAHLAARKTDLRMEPL